From the Leptolyngbya sp. O-77 genome, one window contains:
- a CDS encoding ABC transporter ATP-binding protein encodes MSKLELQHLNKTYSASVVPVKDLSLAVGDGEFLTLLGPSGCGKSTILRMIAGLEQPTRGEVVIGDRPVTNIPPGDRNIAMVFQSYALYPHLSVFDNIASGLKLRRVPPEEIRQRVASASEVLGLGNLLDRKPGQLSGGQRQRVALGRALVRQPEVFLLDEPLSNLDALLREQVRADLKQLFAAQQAPVVYVTHDQTEAMTLSTKVAVLNNGELQQLAPPAEIYSHPANRFVAGFVGSPQMNLFDLTCENGFALLNDAKIPLPDRLKSLSAVTLGIRPEQVRLARTGDRILINGSVFLTEHLGMNNLVSVRIPGANDRTLRALLPIDAAWSSEEIALSLPPEHLHWFDAERGDRL; translated from the coding sequence ATGTCTAAACTCGAACTGCAACACCTCAACAAGACCTACAGCGCCAGCGTAGTGCCTGTGAAAGATTTGAGCCTAGCAGTGGGAGACGGCGAGTTTCTGACGCTGCTGGGGCCGTCGGGCTGCGGCAAGTCTACGATTTTGCGGATGATTGCGGGGCTGGAGCAGCCGACGCGGGGCGAGGTGGTGATTGGCGATCGCCCCGTTACCAACATCCCACCGGGCGATCGCAACATCGCGATGGTGTTCCAGAGCTACGCGCTCTATCCGCACCTGTCGGTGTTTGACAACATCGCGTCGGGGCTAAAGCTGCGACGAGTTCCACCGGAAGAAATTCGGCAGCGGGTCGCGTCTGCGTCCGAGGTGCTGGGGCTGGGCAACTTGCTAGACCGCAAGCCAGGACAGCTTTCGGGCGGGCAGCGGCAGCGGGTTGCCCTGGGTCGGGCGCTGGTGCGGCAGCCGGAGGTGTTTTTGCTGGATGAGCCGCTCAGCAACCTGGATGCGCTGCTGCGAGAGCAGGTGCGGGCAGACTTGAAGCAGCTTTTTGCGGCGCAGCAGGCTCCGGTCGTCTACGTCACCCACGACCAGACCGAAGCCATGACCCTTTCAACGAAAGTGGCGGTTTTGAATAATGGCGAACTTCAGCAGCTTGCGCCGCCTGCGGAAATCTACAGCCATCCTGCCAATCGCTTTGTGGCAGGCTTCGTCGGCAGTCCCCAAATGAACCTGTTTGACCTGACCTGCGAAAACGGGTTTGCCCTGCTCAACGATGCCAAAATTCCCTTGCCCGATCGCCTTAAGTCTCTTTCTGCCGTCACCCTCGGCATTCGTCCAGAACAGGTTCGCCTCGCTCGAACGGGCGATCGCATTCTAATCAACGGCAGCGTGTTCCTCACCGAACACCTGGGCATGAACAATCTCGTCAGCGTCCGCATTCCCGGCGCAAACGATCGCACGCTACGCGCCCTGCTGCCAATCGATGCGGCGTGGAGTTCAGAAGAAATTGCGTTGTCCTTACCGCCGGAGCATTTGCACTGGTTTGATGCGGAGAGGGGCGATCGCCTCTAA